The following coding sequences lie in one bacterium genomic window:
- the gmd gene encoding GDP-mannose 4,6-dehydratase, whose translation MSKRALITGITGQDGSYLAELLLQYGYSVYGMVRRSSTESFERIEHIRNRMTLLQGDLLDPTSLEKVLKTSVPHEIYNLAAQSFVPASWEQPILTGEFTGLGVARLLEAMRSVCPEARLYQASSSEMFGKVREVPQRESTPFYPRSPYGAAKAYGHYITINARESYNLFAVSGILFNHESPRRGLEFVTRKITRAAAAIKLGLIDSLELGNLDARRDWGYAGDYVKAMWLMLQQDKPDDYVIATGSTHSVKDFVNAAFAVVDLAPERFVRIRADLIRPAEVDLLVGDASKAKAELGWQPETNFAQLVELMVKADYNQLLKTTTEKNRRPTLRVLDSETLQTA comes from the coding sequence ATGTCTAAACGCGCGCTTATTACGGGTATTACAGGTCAAGACGGAAGCTACCTTGCTGAGCTATTGTTGCAGTATGGTTACTCCGTCTATGGCATGGTCAGAAGATCCAGCACGGAGAGCTTCGAACGAATCGAACACATACGTAACCGAATGACGCTCCTGCAAGGCGACCTTTTAGACCCGACGTCGCTGGAAAAGGTGCTTAAGACGTCTGTGCCTCATGAAATTTACAACCTCGCGGCGCAGAGTTTCGTCCCGGCGTCGTGGGAACAGCCGATTCTCACTGGTGAATTCACCGGTTTGGGTGTCGCACGCCTGCTCGAAGCGATGCGTTCGGTCTGCCCCGAAGCACGCCTCTATCAGGCTTCTTCTTCAGAAATGTTTGGAAAAGTTAGAGAAGTGCCACAGCGTGAATCCACTCCTTTTTATCCAAGGAGTCCGTACGGTGCTGCCAAAGCCTACGGTCATTACATCACAATCAATGCTCGAGAATCTTACAATTTGTTTGCGGTTAGTGGGATTCTGTTCAACCATGAATCTCCGCGTAGAGGGTTGGAGTTTGTCACTCGCAAAATTACACGTGCTGCCGCCGCAATCAAGCTCGGATTGATTGACAGTCTTGAGCTTGGAAATCTCGATGCTCGCAGGGACTGGGGGTACGCAGGAGATTACGTGAAGGCAATGTGGCTAATGCTTCAGCAGGACAAACCGGACGACTATGTCATTGCGACTGGGTCGACGCATAGCGTTAAGGATTTTGTCAATGCCGCGTTTGCCGTAGTTGATCTTGCGCCGGAGCGTTTCGTCCGCATACGTGCAGATCTCATAAGACCCGCAGAGGTCGATTTGCTGGTTGGAGACGCCTCGAAGGCAAAGGCAGAGCTGGGCTGGCAGCCTGAGACGAACTTTGCCCAACTGGTTGAGTTGATGGTGAAGGCGGATTACAATCAGTTGCTGAAGACGACAACTGAAAAGAACAGACGCCCGACGCTCAGAGTATTAGACTCGGAAACCCTACAGACTGCATAA
- the flgK gene encoding flagellar hook-associated protein FlgK → MSTLSNILEQGRRALQVQQLSMQVIGHNTSNAGTVGYSRRRLELMTAPPGQTGQWGVGAGVDVDRLARVRDSLLDAQIRGGTSVSAYWATRDDQLGQVEEVFNALGTQNLGALLDGFWQSWHDLANDPENMAPRYALTERANALVNSLKRVSSNLDSQVEQVNARISAGAEQINQLTSAIAELNVRIASHEISGEEASDLRDSRDLLIEQLSRLTNISTHEQADGTVNIYSGGHIIVQRDLSVAITVDRVSTDPKHKVVLALGNSLVEWKPTGGEMGALYEQRDVELPRILAQLDQFARDFSAAVNTVHMSGWGLNGSHGIEFFVPGVTGAADLQISAAILADPSRIAASGSANSPGDNSIALAIAVLRNSTSPAGYTFDQQIRNISLEAGSRRASAKQQKDVEEAVLENAVNRRYAVSGVSLDEEMAKLIETQKAYEAAAKIIQTVNEMMETVINLKQ, encoded by the coding sequence ATGAGCACGCTGTCCAACATTCTTGAGCAAGGTCGCAGGGCACTACAGGTTCAGCAGTTGTCCATGCAGGTCATTGGCCACAATACTTCGAATGCCGGCACTGTTGGCTATTCGCGCCGGAGACTGGAACTTATGACTGCACCGCCCGGGCAGACAGGGCAATGGGGGGTCGGTGCCGGTGTTGATGTTGACAGATTGGCACGAGTGCGTGATTCGCTGCTTGATGCGCAGATCCGTGGAGGCACCAGTGTTTCAGCATACTGGGCAACACGTGATGATCAGCTTGGTCAAGTGGAGGAAGTTTTCAATGCGTTGGGAACTCAAAATCTTGGCGCGCTGCTGGATGGCTTCTGGCAAAGTTGGCACGACCTGGCAAATGATCCTGAGAATATGGCACCACGCTACGCCCTGACTGAGCGAGCCAATGCGCTTGTGAACAGCTTGAAGCGCGTCAGTAGCAACTTGGATTCTCAAGTCGAACAGGTAAACGCACGAATCTCTGCGGGGGCGGAACAGATTAACCAACTTACGTCTGCTATCGCCGAACTCAACGTGCGCATCGCCTCACATGAGATAAGTGGAGAGGAAGCGTCAGACCTACGCGACTCGCGAGATCTTCTGATAGAGCAACTCTCGCGACTAACCAATATCTCCACACACGAGCAGGCTGATGGCACAGTTAACATATACAGCGGCGGGCACATTATCGTTCAACGTGATCTAAGCGTTGCCATAACTGTTGACAGAGTGAGTACAGATCCAAAGCATAAGGTCGTACTTGCTTTGGGGAATTCTCTCGTTGAGTGGAAGCCAACCGGCGGTGAAATGGGAGCGCTCTATGAACAACGTGACGTCGAATTGCCGCGCATCCTCGCCCAGCTTGATCAATTTGCCCGGGACTTCAGCGCCGCGGTTAACACTGTTCACATGAGCGGCTGGGGACTGAACGGCAGCCATGGAATTGAGTTCTTTGTCCCCGGAGTAACAGGTGCTGCTGACCTTCAGATCTCGGCAGCTATACTTGCTGATCCCTCCCGCATTGCCGCTTCGGGAAGTGCGAATTCACCGGGTGACAACTCGATTGCGCTTGCTATTGCGGTGCTCCGCAATAGTACCTCGCCAGCCGGCTATACTTTCGATCAACAGATTCGGAATATATCGCTTGAGGCTGGTAGCCGCCGTGCGTCTGCAAAACAACAGAAGGATGTTGAAGAGGCGGTTCTTGAGAATGCAGTGAACCGGCGATACGCGGTGAGCGGTGTAAGTCTTGATGAGGAGATGGCAAAGTTGATCGAGACACAAAAAGCGTATGAAGCGGCGGCAAAGATCATTCAAACGGTGAATGAAATGATGGAAACAGTCATCAACCTGAAGCAGTAA
- a CDS encoding flagellar basal body L-ring protein FlgH yields MTTRCVGFLSLLLLPICAMAGRQGNGLAPSLYSDCIARNVGDQLTILIIESASASASARTNTKGEYDAEVSAGGTGALDFIPLLSGSGSTKSEHKGTGTTTRQGTLRASMVARVVEVLPNGDLRVEGQKSVIINGEKQLTILSGTVRQVDITPQNTITSDLIGDAEISYKGKGVLANTERPGFFARIFDWIF; encoded by the coding sequence ATGACCACACGCTGCGTTGGGTTCCTTAGTCTGCTTCTCCTGCCGATCTGTGCAATGGCAGGCAGACAAGGCAATGGACTCGCACCTTCGCTATACAGCGATTGCATCGCTCGCAATGTTGGCGACCAACTCACAATTCTGATCATCGAAAGCGCTTCCGCAAGTGCCTCGGCAAGGACGAATACAAAAGGTGAGTATGACGCGGAAGTATCGGCGGGGGGGACTGGCGCACTTGACTTTATACCGCTGCTATCGGGAAGCGGTTCTACCAAGAGCGAGCACAAGGGGACAGGAACAACGACTCGGCAGGGCACGTTGCGGGCGAGTATGGTCGCCAGAGTGGTCGAAGTGTTGCCGAACGGTGACTTGCGTGTGGAAGGACAGAAGTCCGTAATTATTAATGGTGAAAAGCAACTTACAATTCTATCGGGAACCGTGCGTCAGGTTGACATAACGCCGCAGAACACGATTACCTCAGATCTGATCGGCGATGCCGAAATCAGCTACAAAGGAAAAGGTGTGCTCGCAAACACGGAGCGTCCCGGTTTCTTTGCCCGCATCTTTGACTGGATCTTCTAA
- the flgF gene encoding flagellar basal-body rod protein FlgF: MIKGIHTSGSAMRAGIVRQDITANNLANTGTAGFKRDRFLLEEQVDGSKTSATKPLTDSLAASRYVSYVAGPLEPTKAPLDFALQGNGFFVVADDSGTFYTRNGRFDRNSEGTVVDAQGRRLQGQGGDITLPPGTVTLSDDGSVSVDGTVVDKLRIVEFSAPHQLEKSGESLFSDPRAAAGETEIARPHVSQGFLEQSNVDAVREMVEMIATARHYEASSRLMMAQDQSLNHVVNDIGRV; this comes from the coding sequence ATGATCAAAGGCATTCATACTTCAGGTTCGGCAATGCGTGCAGGAATCGTTCGCCAGGACATTACTGCGAACAACTTGGCAAACACGGGTACCGCTGGCTTTAAACGCGACCGTTTCCTGCTCGAAGAGCAAGTGGATGGCAGTAAGACGTCTGCCACGAAGCCACTGACAGATTCGCTTGCCGCTTCGCGCTATGTGAGCTACGTGGCCGGCCCGCTCGAACCTACCAAAGCACCCCTTGACTTCGCCCTGCAAGGCAACGGGTTTTTCGTTGTCGCAGATGATTCCGGAACCTTCTACACTCGGAATGGCCGATTTGACCGGAACTCGGAGGGAACGGTCGTGGACGCACAGGGGCGCAGACTGCAAGGACAGGGTGGCGACATTACCCTGCCTCCCGGTACAGTTACCTTGAGCGATGACGGAAGCGTTTCCGTCGATGGCACAGTCGTAGACAAACTCCGAATCGTGGAATTCTCGGCGCCGCACCAGCTCGAAAAGTCAGGCGAATCCCTGTTCTCGGATCCGAGAGCCGCGGCAGGTGAAACCGAAATTGCTCGCCCTCATGTCTCGCAGGGTTTCTTGGAGCAGTCAAATGTCGATGCCGTGCGTGAAATGGTCGAGATGATCGCAACGGCACGTCACTACGAAGCAAGTTCGCGCCTGATGATGGCGCAGGACCAATCTCTCAATCATGTCGTAAACGACATTGGCAGAGTCTAA
- the flhA gene encoding flagellar biosynthesis protein FlhA, with protein MNNALTAKGVQRQNHSALGNLLRQSDIIMALCLVAIVVVMIIPIPTFVLDIALACSIAISLAILLTALYVEEPLQFSVFPGLLLVVTLFRLALNVASTRLILGQADAGSIITAFGGFVVKGNYFVGLVIFIVLVVINLIVITKGSGRIAEVAARFTLDAMPGKQMAIDADLNQGMIDETEARRRREKISREADFYGAMDGASKFVRGDAIAGLMITGINIIGGFAVGVVQQGMTWRESAATFTILTVGDGLVSQIPALLISVAAGIVVARAASESNLGADITSQLLGHPRAIYIASGVLALFAFTPGLPTLPFLVLAGSTFALARVSAARKAELVVKKESEKPAQQKPQDRLEDYVLVDPLEVQIGYGLIPLVEGGPGGDLLDRITVLRKQMAADTGFVIPPVRIRDNTQLAPNIYIIRIRGSEAGRGEIRPGMLMALAGGEGGLKVEGIPTKDPSFGLPAIWISREQKELAQSRGYTVVEPAAVVSTHLLEVLKRESYRLMTRELVQELLEAVKRTHKAVIEELTPSQLGVGQIQKVLQNLLREGLPIRDMATILETLADYAPMTKDPEYLTEAVRASLSKAIAEKYEDEPGKLSAMSLEPKVEQMITEGLRSAAKEGTEFALPSAVSNRLIASMKQIAQGMLNRGYQPILVTMPGTRAFLKRMLEIELPNLIVLSTAELPPSTSVQPMGTVKIEG; from the coding sequence ATGAACAATGCACTGACAGCAAAGGGCGTTCAGCGTCAAAATCACAGCGCGCTTGGCAACCTACTCAGGCAGAGTGACATCATTATGGCGCTCTGCCTCGTAGCGATTGTCGTTGTGATGATTATCCCCATTCCGACTTTCGTGCTGGATATCGCGCTGGCATGCTCTATCGCGATCTCACTGGCGATTCTGCTGACTGCCCTTTACGTTGAAGAGCCTCTGCAGTTCTCGGTGTTTCCGGGCCTGCTGTTGGTTGTAACATTGTTTCGTCTCGCTCTGAACGTCGCCAGCACACGGCTCATTCTTGGGCAGGCAGACGCGGGTTCAATCATAACGGCCTTTGGCGGTTTTGTCGTCAAAGGAAATTACTTTGTTGGATTGGTCATCTTCATTGTTCTTGTTGTAATCAATCTTATCGTGATTACAAAGGGGTCCGGCCGCATTGCTGAGGTTGCGGCAAGATTTACATTGGATGCCATGCCCGGTAAGCAGATGGCAATCGATGCGGATCTGAACCAAGGCATGATTGATGAAACAGAGGCGCGCAGGCGTCGAGAAAAGATTTCGCGGGAAGCTGACTTCTATGGGGCGATGGACGGTGCTTCGAAATTCGTGCGAGGGGATGCCATCGCAGGGTTGATGATCACCGGCATCAATATTATCGGTGGGTTTGCTGTTGGCGTTGTCCAGCAAGGTATGACATGGCGCGAGTCGGCAGCTACGTTTACTATTCTCACGGTTGGTGACGGTTTGGTTTCGCAGATTCCGGCGCTGCTGATCTCCGTTGCTGCGGGTATCGTCGTTGCGCGGGCGGCGTCAGAGAGCAATCTTGGCGCAGACATCACCAGTCAGCTACTTGGACATCCGCGTGCAATCTATATCGCTTCCGGTGTCCTTGCGCTGTTCGCCTTCACGCCGGGGCTGCCGACGTTACCTTTCCTGGTTCTGGCCGGATCGACGTTCGCTCTCGCGCGAGTAAGTGCTGCCCGAAAGGCAGAGTTAGTTGTGAAGAAGGAGTCGGAGAAGCCCGCTCAGCAAAAGCCACAGGATCGTCTTGAAGACTATGTATTGGTGGACCCGCTCGAAGTTCAAATTGGTTACGGTTTGATTCCGCTTGTTGAAGGTGGACCGGGCGGCGACTTGCTCGACCGCATTACAGTCTTGCGTAAACAAATGGCAGCTGATACCGGTTTTGTTATTCCGCCGGTTCGGATCAGAGACAATACGCAGCTGGCACCGAATATTTACATCATTCGAATTCGAGGCAGCGAAGCTGGACGAGGAGAGATCCGCCCCGGTATGCTAATGGCTCTGGCCGGTGGGGAGGGAGGATTGAAAGTAGAGGGAATCCCGACAAAGGACCCGAGCTTTGGTCTTCCCGCAATCTGGATATCTCGGGAGCAAAAAGAACTTGCGCAATCACGCGGCTATACCGTAGTGGAACCCGCAGCAGTCGTATCGACACATCTGTTGGAAGTGCTGAAACGTGAGAGCTACCGCCTGATGACTCGCGAGCTTGTACAGGAGTTGCTCGAGGCTGTTAAGAGAACTCACAAAGCCGTAATCGAGGAACTAACACCAAGCCAATTAGGTGTTGGACAGATTCAGAAGGTTCTGCAGAATCTACTGAGAGAGGGGTTGCCAATTCGAGATATGGCGACGATTCTTGAGACTCTTGCAGACTATGCCCCGATGACAAAGGACCCGGAATATTTGACCGAAGCAGTGCGAGCATCATTGTCCAAGGCGATAGCAGAGAAATACGAGGATGAGCCCGGCAAATTGTCGGCGATGTCATTGGAGCCAAAAGTAGAGCAAATGATCACTGAGGGCTTACGCTCCGCTGCCAAGGAAGGAACTGAGTTTGCCCTGCCATCCGCAGTTTCGAATCGCCTCATTGCATCAATGAAACAGATTGCCCAGGGTATGTTGAATCGTGGGTACCAACCTATTCTCGTGACCATGCCGGGAACTCGTGCGTTCCTGAAGCGCATGCTGGAGATAGAACTTCCAAACCTGATTGTGCTCTCGACCGCTGAGTTGCCTCCTTCGACGAGCGTTCAGCCGATGGGCACAGTCAAGATCGAAGGATAA
- a CDS encoding FliA/WhiG family RNA polymerase sigma factor codes for MKAVNTAAKGWEAYVLTQSPELREQLLLEYLPMVRRLASRLLGTLPRSVRLDDLVSAGVMGLLASIDNFDPSLGIKFETYAMTRIRGSMVDSLRELDWIPRSIRQKARKLERAIDALTQRLGRAPEDAELAAFLGLPLEEYRSLLNDANVAILLSLDDTLRGQDGSESPLADSTPDPNTRAHDEKLEEEEVRDLLVDGLRELPEQERLVVALYYYEELTLKEIGEVLGLTESRASQIHAKALLLLRTRVRARLHS; via the coding sequence ATGAAGGCGGTCAATACAGCGGCTAAAGGGTGGGAGGCATATGTACTCACACAAAGTCCCGAACTGCGCGAGCAGTTGTTGCTCGAGTATCTGCCAATGGTTCGCCGCCTCGCCTCGCGTCTACTGGGAACACTGCCCCGCAGTGTTCGACTTGATGATCTGGTCTCTGCCGGCGTGATGGGTCTGCTTGCGTCTATTGATAACTTTGATCCATCCCTTGGAATCAAGTTCGAAACCTACGCGATGACGAGAATACGTGGGTCAATGGTTGATAGTCTGAGAGAGCTGGATTGGATCCCTCGCTCTATTCGTCAAAAGGCTCGGAAGCTCGAGCGCGCTATCGATGCACTAACTCAACGCCTTGGTCGAGCGCCTGAGGATGCAGAACTTGCGGCCTTTCTCGGCCTGCCGCTGGAGGAATATCGCTCATTGCTGAATGACGCAAACGTTGCGATACTGCTCTCCCTTGACGACACCCTGCGCGGGCAGGATGGTAGTGAATCACCACTTGCAGATTCAACCCCAGATCCAAACACGCGGGCGCATGATGAGAAATTGGAAGAAGAGGAAGTTCGCGATCTGCTGGTCGATGGCCTCCGTGAATTGCCGGAGCAAGAGCGTTTGGTGGTTGCACTATATTACTATGAAGAGCTGACACTTAAGGAGATCGGAGAAGTTCTCGGCCTGACCGAGTCCAGAGCATCGCAAATACATGCAAAGGCTCTGCTCCTGCTCAGGACGCGCGTTCGTGCGCGCTTGCACAGTTAA
- the flgL gene encoding flagellar hook-associated protein FlgL, with amino-acid sequence MRVSLQQQHHTFVRDVEQRLYNLNRIQQELGSGLRIFQPSEDVPAAQHALLSRSQLALNSQYQRNIENGQGLVSSADAKLSQIVDLINEIDALSLAADNDTQSPEDRTFAAQELNQKLERLIEYVNSKFGDKYLFGGHGTLTPPFEVTRNEQGLIASATRAGDSISGRIYRAIDEGETIAVNVTGDRLFQPIGQENTAADLFYVVSQLRDTIANNNTPPEGMEATHSTHALRASLESIRNRVIEEQTYIGSLGQRLTTKLAELQQSQIDWTKRLESSQGSEMTDLVSRLSVEEGVYNALLAIQSRVLSKSLIDYLG; translated from the coding sequence ATGCGCGTCTCGCTACAGCAGCAACACCACACATTTGTTCGCGACGTCGAGCAGCGCCTTTATAATCTGAATAGAATACAGCAGGAACTCGGTTCTGGTCTGCGCATTTTCCAGCCGTCGGAAGATGTGCCTGCCGCGCAGCATGCGCTACTCTCGCGATCGCAGCTGGCATTAAACAGTCAGTATCAGCGGAACATCGAGAATGGTCAAGGCCTCGTCTCATCCGCTGACGCGAAACTGTCTCAGATTGTCGACCTGATAAATGAGATTGACGCTTTGTCGCTTGCCGCCGATAACGACACGCAGTCGCCGGAGGATCGCACTTTTGCGGCGCAAGAACTCAATCAAAAGCTCGAGAGGCTGATTGAGTATGTAAACTCGAAATTCGGAGATAAGTATCTATTTGGTGGTCATGGAACCCTGACTCCGCCGTTCGAGGTTACTCGGAACGAACAGGGCCTCATAGCCAGTGCAACTCGAGCTGGCGATTCTATATCAGGTCGAATCTATCGCGCCATAGATGAAGGCGAGACTATTGCCGTGAATGTCACTGGGGATCGGCTCTTTCAACCGATCGGACAGGAGAACACAGCTGCAGACTTGTTCTACGTCGTCTCGCAGCTACGGGACACGATTGCGAATAACAATACACCGCCCGAGGGGATGGAAGCTACTCACAGCACGCATGCATTGAGAGCAAGTCTTGAGAGTATTCGCAATAGAGTGATTGAGGAACAAACCTATATCGGATCTTTGGGTCAGCGTCTTACAACAAAACTCGCCGAGCTGCAGCAGTCTCAGATTGACTGGACGAAGCGTCTTGAAAGCTCGCAAGGCTCTGAAATGACAGATCTGGTTAGCCGGCTCTCAGTAGAGGAGGGTGTGTACAATGCCCTTCTCGCAATTCAATCGCGAGTCCTTTCCAAGTCTTTAATTGACTATCTGGGGTAG
- the flgG gene encoding flagellar basal-body rod protein FlgG translates to MIKALFTAASGMHAQQANLDNTANNISNANTTAYKRTRVEFQDLIYENIRVPSPTDQGTTLPVPLQIGGGTRVVASVKNFEVGSPQETGNPLDLMIRGDGFFQLLMPDGTIGYTRDGAWKITSEGELVNAQGLPMEPPISIPSDATSVLISPEGRVSVMTQGNVEPSEIGQIELARFINPAGLLNDGGNIYTQSVSSGDPLTSTPGTDGTGILEQGYLEASNVAIVNEMINLITAQRSYELNSRAVRTADEMINIATQLKR, encoded by the coding sequence ATGATTAAAGCACTATTTACCGCCGCTTCAGGGATGCATGCCCAACAGGCGAATCTCGACAATACGGCAAACAATATTTCCAATGCGAACACGACTGCCTACAAGCGGACACGAGTGGAATTCCAGGACTTGATCTACGAGAATATACGGGTTCCTTCGCCAACGGACCAGGGAACTACTCTTCCTGTCCCGCTGCAAATCGGCGGTGGCACACGTGTTGTCGCAAGTGTCAAGAACTTTGAGGTGGGATCGCCGCAGGAAACTGGGAATCCACTCGATCTCATGATCCGCGGTGATGGTTTTTTTCAACTGCTGATGCCTGACGGAACGATCGGTTACACGCGCGATGGCGCTTGGAAAATCACGTCCGAGGGTGAACTCGTAAACGCTCAAGGTCTCCCTATGGAACCGCCGATTTCGATTCCCTCGGACGCAACATCAGTGCTTATCTCTCCGGAGGGTCGGGTCTCTGTTATGACACAAGGAAACGTCGAACCGTCTGAAATCGGTCAAATCGAGCTTGCCCGCTTCATTAATCCTGCAGGACTATTGAACGACGGCGGGAACATCTACACGCAATCAGTTTCGTCCGGAGATCCTTTGACCTCGACTCCCGGAACTGATGGCACGGGAATTCTCGAACAAGGCTACCTGGAGGCCTCGAACGTCGCCATTGTAAACGAAATGATAAATCTCATAACCGCCCAGCGCAGCTATGAACTGAATTCACGAGCCGTTCGAACAGCCGACGAGATGATTAATATTGCCACCCAGCTAAAGCGGTAA
- the flgA gene encoding flagellar basal body P-ring formation protein FlgA, whose product MKLALPLVTLLFSVGTQANDFAVLREAIAQTWQPDGVHVIWEPLFGDPAIMDNWSDVRVESEMPECALGLLTITFSGKKPDGTSVRATFKGRARIFGECWTVASRIKSGTSIREEDLVRLTAELTNLRTTALRDLTSIVDKLAVRTLVPSRPILRSDVREAPIIRSGEPVSVVYSRGHISVILDGIAMMDGGVGEQIPVRVPEIHKNRLKGVIQDDHTLRWVP is encoded by the coding sequence ATGAAACTCGCACTTCCATTGGTCACATTGCTGTTTTCCGTAGGCACACAGGCTAATGACTTCGCTGTCTTGAGAGAAGCCATTGCCCAGACTTGGCAGCCGGACGGTGTGCATGTGATTTGGGAGCCGCTGTTTGGCGACCCTGCCATCATGGACAATTGGTCAGACGTTCGAGTAGAAAGTGAAATGCCGGAATGTGCGCTCGGCTTGCTTACCATTACATTCTCGGGCAAGAAGCCGGATGGAACAAGTGTGCGAGCGACATTCAAAGGGCGAGCGCGCATCTTCGGAGAGTGCTGGACTGTCGCGTCACGGATCAAAAGCGGGACTTCGATCAGAGAAGAAGATCTCGTTCGCCTCACTGCCGAATTGACTAATCTGCGAACGACTGCACTTCGCGATCTCACTTCCATTGTTGACAAGCTCGCCGTCCGCACACTCGTTCCGAGTCGACCTATACTAAGGTCTGATGTTCGCGAAGCTCCAATCATCCGCTCAGGCGAACCTGTGTCGGTAGTATATTCGCGGGGCCACATTAGCGTCATACTGGATGGAATTGCCATGATGGATGGCGGCGTTGGAGAGCAAATTCCAGTTCGCGTGCCGGAGATTCATAAGAACCGCCTGAAAGGAGTCATTCAAGATGACCACACGCTGCGTTGGGTTCCTTAG
- a CDS encoding flagellar basal body P-ring protein FlgI encodes MRIVIALLLLSNVSMCGVRIGDMTNYPNTTPVTLTGYGLVVGLAGTGDGSKSTFTPQTFANMLKQFGIEVSAGDLKLKNVAAVMVTCELPAGAKRGARLDALVSSLGDATSLQGGTLLRTVLSDPWGVPTAEVQGPVSIGGFNFESSGSRVSRNHSVAGRIPAGTVLFADGPELPAPADTFILVLEQPDLRTAVSITRSINQSFTGSARIQDPATVVINIPAQYQTQSDRLEFQSVIEDLEIDPAGTDRIVINERTGTIVVGTEVSLLPTAVAHGNLTVEISKQPVISQPNPFGEGQTIVESLTHITVDNAGVGLKEIDGAASAGDVARMLNSLGVSPRDMIAIFQGLKAAGALRAELVII; translated from the coding sequence ATGCGCATCGTTATTGCTTTACTACTTTTGTCTAATGTCTCCATGTGCGGAGTCCGTATTGGAGACATGACCAACTACCCAAATACGACGCCTGTAACTCTGACCGGCTATGGCTTAGTTGTTGGCCTTGCGGGCACGGGAGACGGCAGCAAATCTACCTTCACGCCGCAAACCTTTGCCAACATGTTGAAGCAGTTTGGCATTGAAGTCTCTGCCGGCGACCTGAAACTGAAAAACGTCGCGGCAGTAATGGTCACGTGCGAACTTCCCGCAGGTGCCAAGCGCGGAGCGAGGTTGGATGCGCTTGTGTCTTCGCTTGGCGATGCAACCAGCTTACAAGGTGGAACGCTCTTGCGGACTGTGCTGAGCGACCCTTGGGGTGTGCCGACTGCGGAAGTTCAAGGTCCAGTGTCTATCGGTGGATTCAACTTCGAATCGAGCGGCAGTAGAGTCTCACGTAATCACTCTGTCGCAGGAAGAATTCCTGCCGGAACGGTCCTCTTCGCAGATGGTCCCGAACTTCCGGCTCCTGCCGACACCTTCATCCTCGTGCTTGAACAGCCCGACCTTCGAACTGCTGTCTCGATTACAAGATCAATTAATCAATCATTCACGGGCTCCGCGCGAATTCAGGACCCCGCAACCGTCGTAATCAACATTCCAGCGCAATACCAGACGCAGAGCGATCGACTGGAGTTTCAGTCCGTCATCGAAGACCTCGAGATAGATCCTGCGGGCACTGATCGAATTGTCATAAATGAACGAACGGGGACCATAGTCGTTGGCACAGAGGTCAGTCTGCTTCCAACCGCAGTCGCACACGGAAATCTGACTGTTGAGATCAGTAAGCAACCTGTCATCAGTCAGCCTAATCCCTTTGGAGAAGGTCAAACGATCGTTGAGAGTCTGACACACATAACTGTTGACAATGCTGGAGTCGGTCTAAAGGAGATCGACGGTGCAGCTTCTGCCGGCGATGTTGCCCGAATGTTAAACTCCTTAGGAGTTTCTCCGCGGGACATGATTGCTATTTTCCAAGGTCTTAAGGCCGCAGGTGCATTGCGCGCAGAACTTGTGATTATCTAA